GTGTCGGTCGCCCTGCGGTCAGTTCACGACGTTTTCCGGCCGGTAGCGTTCCCCGTCGACGAAGATCACCGAGTCCTGCGTGACCGTGCCCTGCGGGTCGGCGAACTGGAACGTCACGCGACAGCACCCCTTCTTCTCCTGGGCACCCAGCTTGGCCAGTATCTCGGGGTCGATGTAGTCGTGGAGCTGGGGGATGTCCGCCATCGCGAC
The DNA window shown above is from Haloarchaeobius litoreus and carries:
- a CDS encoding HalOD1 output domain-containing protein, coding for MAAADVVAMADIPQLHDYIDPEILAKLGAQEKKGCCRVTFQFADPQGTVTQDSVIFVDGERYRPENVVN